The Scomber japonicus isolate fScoJap1 chromosome 12, fScoJap1.pri, whole genome shotgun sequence sequence TTAAAGGGTGGCTGAGAGAGAAGGTCACGTGCATCCGTATGTGCTGATTTTATCTGAAATTGTTGTAATTATTTAATTAGTAAGAGACATGAATTATTAAGGAGGATGGAGCCTCTCAGGTCAGcatattacatatatttaaatCTATGAGATGTGAGTGGAAACATCCAGCTacagtgttaaataaatgtggaaCATATTATATTAACGCTCATGTCTCTCTCCCTGACCTGTGACCTCAGACCACCATCACCTGGGAGGGAGACaagctggtgtgtgtgcagaagggagagattgaaggaagagGCTGGACCCACTGGGTGGATGGAGATGAGCTTCATCTGGTAAGAAAACATCGGTTCCTGTCATGAATATTCATGTATGCTATTGGGACATTTTAATCCATATCCAAAATGCCTCTCAGCTCTGTATGTGCAGtgcatatatttttatgtgtgacTCCAGCGTGAATTAGCCCACCAGCTCCAGCAGAAGCAATATTCAGCTCTGTGAGGGGCACATGCACACAGGATAAGTGACATACGAGTATATGAATCTAACTCATTTACAGGCAGATAAATCCTATTGTTTCCACATAAGGAAGGGCTTCTAAAGGTACAATTTCAAAGGGAGACACATATTTTATTTCCAAAGTGCTCCCGGCATatcaaacagaaacactgatggaagataaaaagttatttatatattgtgaAATGAAAAGCCATTAAGTTTCTGCCTCTCATTTATTTGGCACTTCTCTCTGTCATCGTGAACTGAGACTTCCAGTGATCCAGTACATATCAACATCAGCCTCTGCTGTCTTATTATCTTGACTTTCCCGATCTAATTTCTGTTAGAAGGACTTCAATAactcatttatttacttatttatttatttattttacatctcCTCTGTGAAATTCATAGTGTGGCCTAGTGTGGCCTGTAATGAAAGCATTTGCATCTGAATAGACTTTAAAGTAATGAATAGCACATTACCATTTTCATTAGCTCAGCATTATCAGATTTTCCCTCAGTGTGATTACTGCTATCAAAGCTAAGCAAAAATAATCTGCCAAATTATTTGGTTTAAGTGATGCCAACAGATGTTTTCAATCAGCAGTCATGAAATTGGTTATTAGTGGAAAGTTCCCAAGAGCTAGTGGCACGTTTGAATGTAGAGCAACAGTGGCCTCCTGTGGCAGAAAATGTATTGCAAGGTGattgtgaaatgaaaacatCTCCAGTGTTGGTCATTCTGAATTTATCAGTTTTCCTTTGTGAGCTGAGGAAACAAACTGTCCGCTCAAACTTAATAACCCATTTTGAAACCCACTGGATCATCTGCATATATCATCTGGATATACTGTCTCAAATTTGAAAACTGAAAGGTTTATAATTTGTAGATTCATGGTTTACTCAAGAGAACAACAAACTGTAGATTGGATCAGAAATAATTCAGAATTATGTGGAGGGCTTCATATTCAGTGTTTGCAATACCCTCCTAGCATCCTTAATCCATCCCCAACCTGTCCTGTCCTTTACCATTGCTAAGTCTTTTGTACACAGGTTGACTTCAGGTTGTCTTAACCAGGCTGTGATTGCAGCATTGAGGGATAGGAGCAGGGctcacaatcaatcaatcatgaAACTGATTCCCTATATGGaatcaattaaaaatgtacaatatattgtATAGTTGTTCAGCTTTTGGttgttcttgtttcttttcagaTTAATCTAAAAACTTCAAATTGCTATTTGTTTGCAGGAGTTGAGAGCTGCAGGAGCTGTTTCCAAGCAGGTCTTCAAGAAGACTTAAGTTGGCTGTTGTTGAACGAGACGGTTACCCCAGCTgactcacactgacacaccaGACAAATCCCTCTGAACATACCACCCAGCCTCCCTTTGGTCCACTTATACATCCCTCCATCTGTGTATCTACCCACATACTTTTCTAttacaaatgttattttcaCCAAAAACAGATTTGCTGTATATCCATCAAGATGGTTGCCTTCTCTGCTAATGCCAATTCAAAGGGGCGGGGCAGTATGTGTATTATGTTATATCCCAAAATGCAACACTGTATATCTGTCTCAGGGTGGGTGCTTCTTTGATTAACATGTTTAGATATATTGGAGGCATTGTATACTGCTAGTGTAGCTGATCTGATGATGGTGAGCCACACTGAGAGTTCTGTGGTAAAGTTATGGACACGGTGAAGGGAACAGGGAATTAAATGCTTAATCCccttttaaattcctgaaaggACTGATTTGGATTGAGatacagaaaggaaaaaggtGAAGATTTGGGTGTGGTTGAGGGCTgtaaacatctttatttttaatagcTATAATCTAATATAGCTATCagatacaatgtgtgtgtgtgtgtgtgtgtatatatactgtatatctttcCCAATTCCATTGGGATTGTGCCATTGATAGtaaaatgaatcaatcaataaagGAAGCAGTGCTCAGTAATGTAATTGGTCTTTTCCTGAGTAGTTACTTTAAAccttgtattatttatttggttgaACAGACTCATTGgaaaaggaaatgttttgtaTGGCAAATCAGCATCCTGCTATAAAACCAGACAGCCCACTGAATTAATTGATGTTTCACAGGCCAATAGACTTAGTGTTAGAAGTGCCTTTTATCTGAAAATGCCTCTCCAGACATGCACAAGGCCTCTGAGGGCCTCTAGTTGAGAATTTCAGTGAGTGAAGAGGAGCCTGTGGAGCTTCAGCCAGAGAACTCAAGCCACGCTGTGCTCCGAATCAGCTAATCCGTCAGCTCACTTTATGCATTGCCACTACCAATTGGGCAGTCTATATAAGCTGTCCAGCTCACTTGCTCATTCTTTGCCACTGCTGCTTCTCGCCTTGCTGTTCtacctcctgctgcttcttGTGCATTCACTCCCCGCCACCATGCCAGCATCTACCTGCAGGgtctatttatttatgcttcCCCAGGGAGTTGTTATTGATCCCTCCCTTCTCTTGCTTTAGCTGGTCCAAAAATTATGCTCTCAGAGGGGAGGCCAAAGCAGAGTCTGATGCCAGAGTGAAATCAGCATTTGCATTTATTCTCAATAAAACGGACTATCAACAGACGAATAGCTCAACACGCTTAAGAATTTTTCAGTTATTGCTTAATTTTCAAGTCCCCCTCTGctcataaaatgtgtttgtctcaTTGGTGCCGCTTAACCTTCACTGTACAGAAGGCTGTTCATGTACATTACTGAGGGGAGACATTTCTCTCGGTTCACCTTAAGTCTGGGTTTAAGATGTGTACCTCAAagttattttgtgttattttatgagACTACAAATAATGTGTAAGCTAATTGTGATCCAATATGAAAACAAATGCGATGCAATCATGTGAAATGCACATACTGAATGGGCTCTTGAAGTAGGAGACGTCTTGTGTCCACTGTCCACATTAATGGCGTTAATACAAGTCAGTCATACAACTTGCACAGTTCCATCAGAAAAGGTCAATTTACTGCTCACTGGGgcaggaaatgtgttttaaacaggAACAAGGGTCCTGTGAAttcatatttatagattttagatttttcaATGAGGCAGAATGAGCAGATGTGCTTGTAAGAATTTTACACTAttgaaaaaacacatacaaagcagagtattttttatATGTCTTTAAACATGTCTGCAGGGGATCTATAATTCACTCGTTAGTCTTTAACACTTAATCGGAGAGCAAAATTGGGAAATTGCATAtcatttgttcatattttactgCAAGACAAGCTGAACTTTATTAACCCTCTGGTTTTGTTAAAGCTTAGTTTATTCAGGTTTAGTATTTGAGTTTGCCACagaaaaaatcaaacaaagagCAGACTGTACTGACAGATGTTACAAAATAGCTTCTCGTCTGTACATTGTACTGTCCATCATGACAAAGTTCAAACTGTCACTGTAGTTTCTGCAGTGTAGGAGAAAGAGTGAGCgatgatatatgtgtgtgtatgtgtgtgtgtgtgtgtgtgtgtgtgtgtatgtgtgtgagcacCCACGTGTATGCCCTTGATAACCTCCCCCGAAGACCGTGcagtgacagaaagaaaggggTAATCTTCCCCAACCCCCTCCAAAACAACTGCCCCTGCCAATCCCATTCAACCTCTATACTCACTTATCAATAGTTCTCCGCCCTCATGCCCTCGGACTCACATAAGAGCTGGAGGACACCCTGCACCTTCCCCCTCGTCACACTGTCTAAAGTCTACATACAACAGCGTCACCAGCTGCCACAATGCCTGTAGACTTCAATGGGAAATGGATACTGGAAACCAATAACAAATTTGAGGAATATTTGAAAGCATTGAgtaagaaatatttttattttactgggTTTAATTTTTGACTTTAATGTCTTAATTATATGTAAATAATTTGACATTGTGAAGTGACATGTTGGACAAGCTGTACATCTGCCTTGGAGCTAAAGAGAAAAATGGTTTTCTATGGCACTGATTTTACAGCAAATTATCGAGTGTACAACAACCATAGTTAATCTGATTTTAAAATCATGCTATAGTCAACTGCATATTTTTTTCAGCCATTTCCATAAAAGAGTATACTACAAGACTAAACATAGAAATCAATTCCACATTAACTCATTTCCTATCAAATATAATCTATGCATTCTGACCTGACTGTATAATCAAGTCTTTCTGTGTCTTTCCCTAGATATTGACTTTGCGACACGGAAAATCGCAATCTCCCTTTCTCAGACCAAAGTGATTGTCCAAGATGGAGAGAAATtcaactttaaaacactgaGCACCTTCAGGAACTATGAGCTCTCCTTCACTGTAGGAGAGGAGTTTGATGAGCAAACCAAAGGACTAGACAACAGAAGCATCAAGGTATGAGAGTAGATCTCTTACATATGGAGTCCAAGAAGAGGCAAGAGCACTAATAGTTTGTCTGATGAGTCAACATTTCCCATTACTCTTGTTGTTTGtagtaatgaaaaaaagagcatatgaaaaatgtgaacctgCAAGGAACTTTTACCCAACTGCAGCTCCCCTTCAGTTCTAACACTATATAGCATCTTTTACTTTACCAATTTGGTTCACACTTACCACTCTCTTAGTAGCAATTTCAATCACAAGCAACtgatttcagtaaaaaaaacttaaaaaaacaacccatgGTACACTAACTGACCAACATCAATGACAGGCAGATAAAGTTAGTGACTGGCTGATGAAcaaagtggagcatttagctgctaattagctaatgagttggtggagaacaaaaacagaagaataGTGGTGCTGAGAGGAATGAGTGAATGAACgataatgttgctccatgtctgctggatgtgtaaataaacagcagtttgctaacaagttcacCAAGCTaagtttataatgtaataacatgCTGTGTTAATAGCATTTTTTTCTAGCTGCCCCCaagcaggcaaaaaaaaaaaaaaaaaaaagtactgtaaTTCAGTTACATAAGATGCCAACAATGGTAAGTGCTTAATCaccaggaaaataaaaaataagtcatTTGAAAATCAAGgtccaaagagaaaagaaggccAGAACATCTTTTGCTTCTCAAAATGTCACCTTCAATTTTCATACAGAACTTGAACCAAATAAACAGCTAGACACTGCTCAAGGCCATGAGCCATGTTTGATCAAGCAAGGGAGAAGATGAAAACTGTTGTACTCTTAatgatatatttaataattttgTTTGTATGAACAGAGCACATATGAttactaaataaaaatacacactgagTTATAAATTAAGTATATTGTTTAATGAATGTAGTATATGTTGCCTTGTAGTGTCTGGTTGTCTGGGAGGGGGACAAACTGGTGTGCACCCAGAAAGGAGAGAAGGCCAACCGTGCCTGGAAGCACTGGATTGAAGGGGACAAACTCTATCTGGTGGGTTCACAGTACTGACTTTTTGTGACTTAGTTgatagataaaaaaaagaaatgtgtttgaacATTATGTGACTGCCACATACTCTAAGGAAAATGTGAATGCTATAAATATAATCATTATCCCTCTgcttaataatattaatgtaatcACTTTGTTTCTACCCACAGGAGCTGTCGTGTGAAGATGTGGTTTGTCTTCAGGTGTtcaaaaaacaagaataatatgttcatgttttccTAATGTTATGAACAAAATTaataaatgtgcttttctgAGAATTTAACATGTTGTGTATTAATACAGACAAACTTTAATACTTCATAAAATCAACTGACTTTAAGAAGAGTATAATTTTCACTTTGCAATACAATACAcagtaaaaaacacatttttattactaAACTTATTCATTCAACTAAAGATTAAGATCGCCATCTGCTGGAAATGTATGGTATTTATCCTTTAAGGTGAGATGggatataataaaataacaccACATTAATAGACATGAGCCTAAGATAAGGCACCTATGCTCTCTGCTCATGAATCAGCAGAAATCTATTCCCTTGTCTAGTTTATCAACCACAATTCAAGAGGATCTTTATACGACGGTGTATTAGGGCCATATATTTCAATTCCAATTCTGCAATGATGCTGCATATTTgaattttaataataaacagcACTACAAATGTTTTGGTGTGTCTCTCAGAGGTGACTCTGACTTCTATGGTTATATTATAGcaactttattattttactctttATTAACAACCCAATGTATTTCAAAACCCATTTCCTCATTGCTGCACGATGAACTGTTTTATGAATGTgttataacagtataaaaagtCTAAGCCTAAAAAGAGGCTTAGAAGGAAGCACTGACATCCTTGCTCAAATTCAAGGCCTTGCCACTGTCAAATCTCATCTGCAGTGttagaaaatgaattaattccACTCAAGGATGTTAGATTTGAAAAAGTGCTTTGAAGACTTGTTTATTTTCAATTAGGTATTTTCAGGTAGGTATAATGACAATATAACAGTTATGTCATGATGCATTGTAATGTGTGCCTTCTATCAAAGCTCTATGAACAATTCACTGCTCAGTAAATCCCTGAAAAAGGAAATAGCCTAGATGAATAAGCATCTGCCTACTACTACTCTtattacttctactactactactactactactactactactactactaataataataataataataataataataataataataataataataataatacaaaataagaTATAAGAAGATATAACCTAAAGAAAATAACAAGTTACGATTTTAAAAAAGCCTTCCTGAATAAAAAGTTTTTACAGCCACTCACAGTTACTCCAGACTATctatacattttttcttttagctttaactttttccattttccccatataaactgtatataaaagtaTCTAGCATAACAATTTGCCCTATAATATAGTGAGGCGATGTCACGGTGGCAGTCACAGCTGACCTTCATGTCACGTCACCAGTTCCAGCTCAACTCTCGCGATACCGTGATTCAGGAAGTTCCACGTCAGTATCCAGTGCACTGTTCACTGAAATCGCAACATTTGGAACCCGATTGCCCCtgcttaaaacacatttatctgaTCTTATTGCGACAACACGGTGATAAAACATGgtaagaaacattttaaatacttcGGAACATGTTTTGTTTACGTATATGTCCTCCGAGTCTCTTAATTTATGATATAATGCGCAGTGAAGGTCTAAATAATACTCCATTCTTGTAAATAGCTTAGCGGCTAACTAGCTTGAGTAAGCTAGCTAACCGATATTAACATTTCTAACTTTGGTTGTTTGGTTTATGTTGTCGAATGAATTACTGTAGGATATAGAAGTAACTGATTATTGAAACTCTGTTCCTCAGTCAGTGTCAATATGATAATGGTTACTTTGTCTTTACGAAGAGGTTTAAATACCATCTCGTTTACGTGTCTGCTAATATGACAGAGACTTTTGCCACATCATTAATGTTGAACTTCCATGTAGAAGCTGCTCACTGGTACTATGCAACAGCATGAGAAATGACATTAATATCCCCCGTCTTTTCAGCCTCTGAGGCTGGACATTAAGCGGAGGCTGACAGCCAGATCTGACCGAGTCAAGAGTGTGGACCTTCATCCCACTGAACCATGGATGCTGGCCAGTCTGTACAACggcagtgtctgtgtgtggaacCACGAAACACAGGTATGATCACTAATTACTGGTCCAATCACTCTAGGTGACACTATACAGGAGTAACGTTACTGTGCAAAAGGCTATAGGCACTAAAATTGAAGATGCTGTCAAAATCAATGTCATGAATAGTTTTATTTATCAATGACCTGCACAGTTGTTTCAAGCATCTTGGATAATTTGCCACAGTTGTTATGTGGATTTAGGCTTCACacttgtttctgtctcttcatgtaatcctAGACAGACTTAATGGTGTTCTCAATATTGTGagtcattatatattatatgttgctGGATTTGTGGTTTTTCGTGTTGTTTATGGTAGCTATTTATGACTCTGGCTATGTTTGGGGttgttgtcatgctgcagaataaatttgGGACAGATCAAATGTCTCCCTGATggtattacattattatacatatCACAACATCTAAAGTGCCCAAAACTTTTGCACATTACTAAGCATGTTTGAATGACAATGACTTGGCCAGTGCATTAAATAAAATCAGCAAAGTGAAGCAGTGACAATGCATAAAATAGATCAACTTTAACCTGGTCaataatgttcttttttccaGACCCTAGTGAAGACTTTTGAGGTGTGTGATCTTCCTGTCAGAGCCTCTAAATTTGTGGCCAGGAAGAACTGGGTCATCACAGGAGCGGTGAGTAacatttaagtgtttgtgtTGGGACCAGGACTCTGACAGTAATCACCTATTATACCAGTGACATCAAAACTGGTAATATAAAGAGATTATAAGCTTAAAGAAGTTTCGCTTGTAGTTTTACTATTTTCTGGCCATGTGCTATAAAATCACGTGATGTCACATTACACTGTTTGCTTTAAGTGTTCTCCATATGTTTGACTCAAATAACTGATACCAACATATTTTATAATGCTTTTgaatttttctctttatttacttATTCAGTTGTGTAACTTTCCAAAAGATTACGGTGTAAATTATACAAATTACTGaacatttcttttctccttttgcaCAGGATGATATGCAGATCCGTGTGTTCAACTACAACACCTTGGAGCGGGTCCACATGTTTGAGGCCCACTCTGATTACATCCGCTGCATCGCTGTTCACCCAACCCAGCCATACATCCTCACCAGCAGTGGTACGCTAGTAAAGTCTTGACTTCACCTAGTTCACTCTAGGCTCTCCTGATTCACTTATCACAAAACACTCAAATTTCTCCTCAAATCCACCTGTATTTCTGTATGTACATATGTATGaatatgtttctgtgtctgtgcagATGACATGTTGATCAAGCTATGGGACTGGGACAAGAAGTGGTCGTGCAGTCAGGTGTTTGAGGGTCACACTCACTATGTCATGCAGATTGTCATCAACCCGAAGGACAATAATCAGTTTGCCAGCGCCTCCCTGGACAGAACAATCAAGGTGGGAACCACTTGGTGTTACTGCTGTCACCCTTACTGCTACTAACTTTACCAGATACTCAGCTTCTGTACTGTAGCTTTGTCAAAGTCTATAGATTAATCTTGTGTATTCCTTACACATTTATAATGAAAGAAAGTaattttatatcatatttttgtgttgtttcaggTTTGGCAGCTTGGCTCTTCGTCTCCCAATTTCACTTTGGAGGGTCACGAGAAAGGAGTCAATTGTATCGACTACTACAGTGGAGGAGACAAGCCCTACCTTATATCAGGGGCTGATGACCGCCAAGTTAAAATCTGGGACTATCAGGTTAGAAACCTTATTGTTGCATTTCTTACTCTGTTATTTCCATCCACATCCTTTACAGGGAGATCAGGGTCAGTCACAGAGTACTGACAGCGCTAATATGAATGTTTGTTCCTCATTGCTCCGCCTCTTCTTAGCTGTGGGCATCCTTtagcaaacatttaaaagtcCACATAATAAACCTGCTCCAACTTAGTTCCTCTCTGCATTGTAGAACAAGACCTGTGTTCAGACTCTGGAAGGCCACGCTCAAAACGTCTCCTGTGTCAGCTTCCACCCCGAGCTTCCTATCATTATCACTGGATCCGAGGATGGTGAGCAGGAATATTACTAATCCTTTCCTCCCCAAACAAAAAATCCCACTACCCTACATCCTACACTAGTTCTCTCACAAAGCCTCACTAATATTTGGTTTTTGAAACAATACATCTTCCCTCTGTAGGTACTGTGCGTATTTGGCACTCTAGCACTTACCGCCTGGAAAGCACACTGAACTATGGCATGGAGAGAGTGTGGTGTGTATGCGGTCTCAGGGGCTCCAACAATGTGGCATTGGGCTATGATGAAGgcagcatcatcatcaaagTGAGTACAAGGACGAGTAATTCTGCAAATTTGATTGAGAGGATAAAATTCATACTTCACCCTCACTACAAAAAGTGTGAAGTTGTAAAGATGATAAATATAAGACATAGCATGACAAATCAGACACTCCCCCTCACTTCTCTttcctgcttccctctgctctaTAGGTGGGTCGTGAGGAGCCGGCCATGTCTATGGACACCAACGGCAAAATCATTTGGGCCAAACACAGCGAAATTCAGCAGGCCAACTTAAAGGCAATGGGTGATGCCGAGATCAAGGACGGAGAGAGACTCCCGCTGGCTGTAAAAGACATGGGAAGCTGTGAGATTTACCCCCAAACCATCCAGCACAACCCGAACGGAAGGTATGCATACACTCAACACACATGTTTGACTCGTTACCACactattattttttactttagaGGAGCTCTGTttcatttgtatgtgtttgtgctcaTTAGGTTTGTTGTGGTGTGTGGAGATGGAGAGTATATCATCTACACTGCAATGGCTCTGAGGAATAAGAGCTTTGGCTCAGCACAGGAGTTTGTTTGGGCACATGACTCTTCTGAGTAAGTATTCATTTTGAAAACAGAGGTTTAGTTTTGTAGTAGCTCACAAAATCTGTTCTGAGTTTAGCAAAGTTTATGCACTAAATACATGAGCAAAATCTGtattaatgcaaaaaaaaaaaactattaatctTCACACTGAACATTAGAGACCACACATTCAATTATAGTTCTCACAGTGCCAAGGGATTTTCCTATAAATGGGTGAAACCACTTTGTGTTTAACTCCTACTAATTAAATAACTGCTACACTTTCATGTTTGTAACAGATATGCCATCAGAGAAAGCAACAGTATTGTCAAAATCTTCAAGaatttcaaagaaaagaaatcttTTAAGCCTGACTTTGGAGCCGAAGGTAATAAGAAGATTGTTTTATAGCTGATTACTGGTTTTGGAAGCTGTTCTCACTGTTTTTCTCACTGGATGTGTTCCTGTTGTCCCTGCAGGGATTAATGGAGGTTTCTTGCTCGGGGTGAGGTCAGTGAATGGCTTGGCATTTTATGACTGGGAGAACACAGAACTGATCCGCCGCATTGAGATCCAGCCCAAACACGTAAGATTGACTTCCTTTTCATATTTAGGTATTTCAATCCACACATTTTGAACATAGTGTGTGTGATTAATCTTGCCAGTTCTTTTGCTACTGTAACCTGGGTGTTAGCAGTATTATGTGTAAATCATTTAGTAGGTTTTCTAACTAGTACCTCACTTCTTTTTGTCTGATTCTTACCTTCACCTCAACCTGCAGATCTTCTGGTCAGACTCTGGTGAGCTGGTCTGTATCGCTACAGAGGAGTCCTTCTTCATTCTGCGTTACATGGCAGAAAAAGTAGCCGCCTCCCAAGAGAACAATGAAGGAGTGACAGAGGATGGTATTGAGGATGCCTTTGAGGTGAGTGTCTGGATATGGATGTCTATACGTCCCTTCCTTTTTGCGTATATGATACAGTAACCATACaggtaggggtgtgacgagaagaagatctcagtcagaagtaggagatgaggagaggagcagtggtaagttgacctcaggtctctacactgagagcctgaagtaggaggagcggGGGAATCTAGcacagctatggaagcctaatgatggaaaaagtcaAATTAGTCACACTActaaattataacacaatttatatgttgttctacttgtgtatttatgtgatacaggatttgtgcaatttacttttatttctgtgtttttttattagcaatatgttatcatttgtgataattggattctttatttaatttatatttacatattagaattttttctactctttataatttactttttggtatttatgTTATTTCCATTAATACCAAAATtctccatctataaaatatctatatgggtaAACCTTTTACAGTATGTATGCAtgctgcatatgataattatatatttagaaagtagaactgaagtgattcattacaagatgaaaaaaaaaacatttcaaaatgcacctgcattatttccattttgtgaatatatatatatatatatatatatattcattcattcatgtatttcctcattgaagttttcttaaatatagttaaaatctcgtctctatctcgtgaacccaatatcaaGTCTCGTCttgtctcgtgagctgagtgtatcgt is a genomic window containing:
- the copb2 gene encoding coatomer subunit beta'; the encoded protein is MPLRLDIKRRLTARSDRVKSVDLHPTEPWMLASLYNGSVCVWNHETQTLVKTFEVCDLPVRASKFVARKNWVITGADDMQIRVFNYNTLERVHMFEAHSDYIRCIAVHPTQPYILTSSDDMLIKLWDWDKKWSCSQVFEGHTHYVMQIVINPKDNNQFASASLDRTIKVWQLGSSSPNFTLEGHEKGVNCIDYYSGGDKPYLISGADDRQVKIWDYQNKTCVQTLEGHAQNVSCVSFHPELPIIITGSEDGTVRIWHSSTYRLESTLNYGMERVWCVCGLRGSNNVALGYDEGSIIIKVGREEPAMSMDTNGKIIWAKHSEIQQANLKAMGDAEIKDGERLPLAVKDMGSCEIYPQTIQHNPNGRFVVVCGDGEYIIYTAMALRNKSFGSAQEFVWAHDSSEYAIRESNSIVKIFKNFKEKKSFKPDFGAEGINGGFLLGVRSVNGLAFYDWENTELIRRIEIQPKHIFWSDSGELVCIATEESFFILRYMAEKVAASQENNEGVTEDGIEDAFEVQGEIQEIVKTGLWVGDCFIYTSSVNRLNYYVGGEIVTIAHLDRTMYLLGYIPKDDRLYLGDKELNIVSYSLLVSVLEYQTAVMRRDFGMADKVLPTIPKEQRTRVAHFLEKQGFKQQALAVSTDPEHRFELALQLGELKIAYQLAVEAESEQKWKQLAELAISKCQFGLAQECLHHAQDYGGLLLLATASGNATMVGKLAEGAERDGKNNVAFMTYFLQGKLDQCLELLIRTNRLPEAAFLARTYLPSQVSRVVKLWRENLAKVNQKAAESLADPTEYENLFPGLKEAFAAEHYLRESCLGTTRPAKDYPLVTLNEDRNILEEAQGYEPKGTFLPPVTKTQDSEEFTSVAAAPEAPTAAFMPSQSEPAAPTPLGKEEEEEVEEEEEVEEEEETESQKDKCLDELEVDLDNMELDDIDTTDVNLDDDFLDD
- the LOC128368513 gene encoding retinol-binding protein 2-like isoform X1 — protein: MPVDFNGKWILETNNKFEEYLKALNIDFATRKIAISLSQTKVIVQDGEKFNFKTLSTFRNYELSFTVGEEFDEQTKGLDNRSIKCLVVWEGDKLVCTQKGEKANRAWKHWIEGDKLYLELSCEDVVCLQVFKKQE